The DNA region ACCAATTCTCCCTGGGTTAAATTTAAATAATGCCGAGCTTTTATAAGAAGCAATCGGATCCATGAGTGCTTCTTCAGGAGTAATGATGGTCCAACCTTCGGCGCGCAATTGGTCGATTAAATCGCCGAGAAATAAAGCGGTGATATCCATTTCGTGCAACAGAAGAATGTGTTTCGGCGATCGTTGCAAGTGCTGTATCGCCATTTCATCGTAATAACGAATACCTTGCATCATAATATCAACGTACAAATCGCGAAGTGCTTGCATATCGATAGTCGCATGGTTTTTAACGGCATGCTGGAATAGACTTTCTAAATACCAATCATAGTTATTCTGAGTGATATAAGCGTTGCTGTACGCCATATCTTTTAGCAATTTGCGCATACCATCTCGTTTTTCTAGAGTATTCCCTTCGCGAAGAAAAGGAAATCGAAACCAAGGTCGAAAGTTAGGGTAGTTTTTTAATTGTTCATGAGCGGTAAGAAAGTCACTTTGATACTGTGCAAGGGATAATTGATTAAAATCAGGATGAGTATGGGTATGATTGGCGATGATGTGACCGGCATTAGCATAGCGCATTAAGCGCTCTGAGCCTTCTTGATCTAAGCGACTTGTGACTGCGAAAAAAGCGACCTGCGGAACGTTTTTTTGCTGAAGCATTGAAATCAGTTTTTCTGAGCGGGTTTTACCATCAAAGTAGCCGTTGGCCGATCGAGGTGCGTCATCCAGTGTTAGAGCAATAGACTTGCCATTTTTTTGTTCAGTATGTTGCTTAGCAAATTGCTCGGTATAACCACTAGCGGATAGAAACAGTAAGAGAAAAATGGCGAGAAGTGTTGAAACTGTTTTTTTCATCGTTGATTGATACTCAAATGTCATTCATTGTATGTTGGTCAGTAGGACTCTACCTTAGAGTGATTTTTCTCATCAAACAAGTACAGAGAGCATCTTTATAAAGTGATGGATAGTCAGAAATTAATCATACTTGATTTGGATGAAACATTAATTTACGCAACAGAAGAGAATCTTAAGTACGATGATGGATTCAAAGTTGGCAACTATTATGTTCATCCGAGACCTCACTTAGAGTCATTTTTAAGGTTTTGTTTCGCTCACTTTAACGTTGGGGTATGGACTTCTTCTGGAGAAACTTACGCACAATTAGTCGTTGAGGCAATTTTTAAGCCCGAGCAGTCCCTCGATTTCGTTTGGTCAAGAAGGCGCTGTGTTAGGCGGTTTGATGCTATTCGATATGAAGAGTACTTTATTAAAGACCTGAATAAATTGAAAAAGTATGGGTATCAACTCAAGGATATGATTATGATTGACGATACGCCAAGAAAGCTTGAGCGACATTATGGTAACCTAGTTAGAGTGTCGGCGTTTGAAGGCAACACTCTCGACGACGAGTTAAAACTGCTATCCGACTATCTAGCGACCATTTCTAACGTTGATGATATACGTCCGCTAGAAAAAAGAGGTTGGCGTCATAGGGTTGAAAGAAATTCTATTAAAAACGAACCTAATTAAAAGAGCGTCTTTTCATCAGATATCGGCATGATAAAGCTCAGCGCTCTCAGTCGACACTGTCTGCAATTCCGATCATTAGAGCGAGTATCAGAAAGGGTAATAAAATGATCCCACCAACAACCGCCAGGGTAGTTTTACCACCGTCGACAGATTCTATCTCAATTTTTTCGACATCGGCTAACAGGGTCGTGACGGCTTGCAAGGGAGCATTGGTCAAGGAGCCGACAATTTTGGTTTCGTCGATAGAGACCACTTGCATATCAATTATTCGTCCCCCGCGCTCATAAACGACAATCCGATCTTTAAATTCCACTTCATGATGCGGAGCTGAGTTTGAAACCGTCTGCATACTGGTGCAACCAATTAAACAAAATATGGCCCACCAAATGGTGACGAATTTGAGTGTTGATTTCATAGGCAGCTCTTTGTGGTGAATAACTCCTTAAGAGATTATGGACCAGCTGAGTGAAAATTGCACATTAAAGACTGACGGTAATCATTGTAAACTGCAAAGAAATCGTCACTGTCTAAACCTATCGGTTGAACGTCTTCGTTGATACGCTTGAGAATTTTTAATCAAGGAAATGATTTATGAAAAATATCTACGCGATTCCGCTTTATTTGATCGTACTAATGAGTTGTTGTACCGCCGTGTTTTCCGCGCAAAATTCATCGGTAGAGGAGGATAGACTTGCCTCTCAAATTCGCAATCCATCCAGTTGTTTTGATGGGATCTTTACTGATCTTCCAACCTATATAAAGCATATGAAAACCTTGCCTAGCGTCGGAGACGATCCAACAAAATTAGCGCAAGCAGAGAAACGATATCACTATTGGCGTGATAATTTTGAATGCCAATGGTTTGACTATGTTGTTGATAACATTTTAGTAAAAGGGTTTTACATTGTACCCCTGAAGGTTGAGCAAACGTCGCTGCCCGTCGTGGTTTTCAATCACGGTGGCAATGCGGATATTGGCGCAGTGAAGAGCCGTTACTTGTTTGGTAAGTTGTTTCCGTTAGCCGCAAAAGGTTACGTCGTTGTCGGGAGCCAGTACCGCGGCAATGGCAATCGTGATAATCCTCATCCTAATCCGTTGCTTGATGAATTTGGCGGTCGTGATGTTCGAGATGTTTCAGCTTTGCTCGACCTACTGCCAGACGTGCCCATGGCTGACTCGACTAAGGTAGCCCTTTGGGGCATCAGTCGTGGTGGAATGATGGCGTACTTGGTCGCTAAGAGTGACGCTCGTTTTAAAGCGGTGGTCGCGCAAAGCGCCCCGGTTGACCTGATCGCAGCTCGGCAAAGAGGAGGGTTTATTCTTAATGTCTTTGATAAGTGGATTCCAGGGTATCGCGAGTTTCCCAAGAAGGTCTTACGTGAGCGTTCGGTGATTTATTGGGCACAACAATTGACCCAGCCTCTATTCATCATTCACGGTAATCAAGATCCTCGTATTCCAGCCTCCGACATTGACCGGTTCGCTGCCAAGCTCGCCGAGCAAAATCACGATGTGGTGCAGCTACGTTTCCCCGACGGTAAACACAATCTCGGCCCTTATGAGACGCAGATTATTAATCAAATGGACGTTTGGCTTCAGCAAAACTTTCGCCAAGGAAAGCAAGCCGCTAATTGAAAAGGGTAGAAAAAAGAGTCAGTTAGCATCACCAATGTTGGTATTGTCGACAATTTTGCGGCAATTTATTGAAAATTAACCGTAACTTGCCTAGTATTGTCGACAATATTCGGTGGTTAGGAAGAAAACTTGTCTCCAGAAGCAGAACAAGCGGTTACCTCGTCGGACAAAACCTTTCAACAATTACGTTCTGACATTGTCGAGGGTGGCATTGTTGCGGGAAGTAAATTGAATGAGGCTGATTTGGCTTCGCGCTATTCAGTCAGTCGAGCGGTGATCCGAGAAGCCATTAATCGACTAGAGACGTGTCATTTGGTTGAGCGAAAGCCCAACGTTGGAGCAAAAGTTGTCGAGCTATCGGCACAGGGTCTCAAAGAGTTGTATCAGGTGCGTCAGGCACTTGAGGGTATGGCGGCTCGTCAAGCAGCGGAACACATGAGTGAAGGTGAAATTCATGAACTGCAAGCTTTGTTAAACAGCCACTTCAATACCGTGAAAACCGGAGAAACCTATTACCAAGAAGCCGGCGATCTCGATTTTCATTACCGCATCATATTAGGCAGTAACAATAAGCAATTGATCAGCTTGCTTATCAATGGTCTCTATCATCTTATTCGCATGTATCGAGTGCAGCTAGGTATGGCAGGACCAAGAGTGACCACTGCATTTGATGAACATCGACATATTGTTCAAGCAATTGCTAATCGAGACGCTGAACTGGCTGAAATTCTAATGCGGCGGCATATTCAATACACCGAAAAAAACTTGGCATCAAAATTAAATTCATGAACTTAAACGAAGGCAAATTATGAACAGCGACTACCGTAAGAAACTGCAAGGAACAGACCTTGATTATTTCGATACTGCAGCAGCGGTTAATGATATTCAACCGGGAGCTTACGAGAAGCTACCTTACACCTCGCGGGTTTTAGCAGAGAATTTGGTTCGCCGATGTGAGCCAGAAAACCTTACCGCGGCATTAAAGCAAATTATAGAGCGCAAGCGCGATCTCGATTTCCCTTGGTTTCCAGCTCGGGTGGTTTGTCACGATATTTTAGGTCAAACTGCATTGGTCGATTTGGCGGGTTTAAGAGACGCCATCGCTGCGAAAGGTGGCGATCCGGCCAAAGTTAATCCGGTGGTGCCAACTCAGCTGATTGTCGATCATTCATTGGCTGTCGAACATGCTGGTTTCGAGAAAGATGCGTTCGAGAAGAACCGAGCCATTGAAGATCGTCGAAATGAAGATCGTTTTCATTTTATAAACTGGACCAAGACGGCGTTTAAAAATGTCGATGTTATCCAACCGGGTAACGGCATTATGCATCAAATTAATTTAGAAAAAATGTCTCCTGTTATACATGCTAGAGACGGCGTGGCGTTTCCGGATACGCTAGTAGGAACCGATTCACATACACCTCACGTTGACGCTTTGGGCGTTATCGCTGTTGGAGTTGGCGGTCTCGAAGCCGAAAGCGTCATGTTAGGCCGTGCTTCTTATATGCGCCTTCCAGACATCGTTGGTGTTGAATTAACCGGTAAACCGCAACCGGGAATTACCGCAACCGATATTGTTTTAGCCTTAACCGAATTTTTGCGTAAAGAGCGAGTTGTATCCAGTTATCTCGAGTTTTTTGGCGAAGGTGCAGCGGCGTTAACGCTCGGCGATCGAGCGACTATTTCAAACATGACGCCGGAATACGGTGCGACCGCGGCTATGTTTTACATCGATCAACATACCATTGATTATTTGAAGCTAACCGGGCGTGATGATGAGCAAGTCGCCTTGGTTGAGCAGTATGCTAAAACCGCTGGCTTATGGGCCGACAGTTTGACTGCCGCTGAATACGAGCGTGTACTGACGTTTGATATTTCATCGGTTGGACGAAATATCGCTGGGCCCTCTAACCCACATCGGCGTGTGGCAACGGCTGAACTGGCCAGCCAAGGCATCACGGGTGCTGTCGAAATGCCGGATGATGAACATTGGAAAGGCCATATGCCTGATGGTGCTTGTATCATCGCTGCGATCACCAGTTGTACAAATACTTCAAACCCTCGCAATGTTATTGCTGCCGGTCTACTTGCCAAAAAAGCCAATCAATTGGGGCTGGCCCGTCGACCTTGGGTCAAAACGTCTCTAGCGCCTGGATCAAAAGCCGTGCAGCTTTATCTTGAAGAATCGGGTTTGTTACCTGAGTTAGAAAAACTCGGCTTCGGGATTGTCGCTTTCGCATGTACGACGTGTAATGGAATGAGCGGAGCACTGGATCCTGAAATTCAAAACGAAGTGGTTGAACGCGATCTATACGCGACCGCTGTGCTATC from Pleionea litopenaei includes:
- a CDS encoding HAD family hydrolase yields the protein MDSQKLIILDLDETLIYATEENLKYDDGFKVGNYYVHPRPHLESFLRFCFAHFNVGVWTSSGETYAQLVVEAIFKPEQSLDFVWSRRRCVRRFDAIRYEEYFIKDLNKLKKYGYQLKDMIMIDDTPRKLERHYGNLVRVSAFEGNTLDDELKLLSDYLATISNVDDIRPLEKRGWRHRVERNSIKNEPN
- a CDS encoding GntR family transcriptional regulator; translated protein: MSPEAEQAVTSSDKTFQQLRSDIVEGGIVAGSKLNEADLASRYSVSRAVIREAINRLETCHLVERKPNVGAKVVELSAQGLKELYQVRQALEGMAARQAAEHMSEGEIHELQALLNSHFNTVKTGETYYQEAGDLDFHYRIILGSNNKQLISLLINGLYHLIRMYRVQLGMAGPRVTTAFDEHRHIVQAIANRDAELAEILMRRHIQYTEKNLASKLNS
- the acnD gene encoding Fe/S-dependent 2-methylisocitrate dehydratase AcnD — its product is MNSDYRKKLQGTDLDYFDTAAAVNDIQPGAYEKLPYTSRVLAENLVRRCEPENLTAALKQIIERKRDLDFPWFPARVVCHDILGQTALVDLAGLRDAIAAKGGDPAKVNPVVPTQLIVDHSLAVEHAGFEKDAFEKNRAIEDRRNEDRFHFINWTKTAFKNVDVIQPGNGIMHQINLEKMSPVIHARDGVAFPDTLVGTDSHTPHVDALGVIAVGVGGLEAESVMLGRASYMRLPDIVGVELTGKPQPGITATDIVLALTEFLRKERVVSSYLEFFGEGAAALTLGDRATISNMTPEYGATAAMFYIDQHTIDYLKLTGRDDEQVALVEQYAKTAGLWADSLTAAEYERVLTFDISSVGRNIAGPSNPHRRVATAELASQGITGAVEMPDDEHWKGHMPDGACIIAAITSCTNTSNPRNVIAAGLLAKKANQLGLARRPWVKTSLAPGSKAVQLYLEESGLLPELEKLGFGIVAFACTTCNGMSGALDPEIQNEVVERDLYATAVLSGNRNFDGRIHPYAKQAFLASPPLVVAYAIAGTIRFDIEKDVLGHDSQGQAITLKDLWPTDEEIDAVIAEHVKPEQFRKVYEPMFDLSVDYGDNVNPLYDWRPQSTYIRRPPYWEGALAGERTLAGMRPLAVLGDNITTDHLSPSNAILASSAAGEYLAKMGLPEEDFNSYATHRGDHLTAQRATFANPKLFNEMVVDEQGEVKQGSLARIEPEGQVTRMWEAIETYMERKQPLIIIAGADYGQGSSRDWAAKGVRLAGVEAIVAEGFERIHRTNLIGMGVLPLEFTGGDTRHTYQIDGTETFDVKGEPTPGAQLTLVIHRRSGEQLEVTVKCRLDTAEEVSIYAAGGVLQRFAKDFLESENQ
- a CDS encoding polysaccharide deacetylase family protein — translated: MKKTVSTLLAIFLLLFLSASGYTEQFAKQHTEQKNGKSIALTLDDAPRSANGYFDGKTRSEKLISMLQQKNVPQVAFFAVTSRLDQEGSERLMRYANAGHIIANHTHTHPDFNQLSLAQYQSDFLTAHEQLKNYPNFRPWFRFPFLREGNTLEKRDGMRKLLKDMAYSNAYITQNNYDWYLESLFQHAVKNHATIDMQALRDLYVDIMMQGIRYYDEMAIQHLQRSPKHILLLHEMDITALFLGDLIDQLRAEGWTIITPEEALMDPIASYKSSALFKFNPGRIGEIAKNSGQSKGLWHTSLEESYLKQQFNDRVIKTVKELSTAQ
- a CDS encoding alpha/beta hydrolase family protein, with translation MKNIYAIPLYLIVLMSCCTAVFSAQNSSVEEDRLASQIRNPSSCFDGIFTDLPTYIKHMKTLPSVGDDPTKLAQAEKRYHYWRDNFECQWFDYVVDNILVKGFYIVPLKVEQTSLPVVVFNHGGNADIGAVKSRYLFGKLFPLAAKGYVVVGSQYRGNGNRDNPHPNPLLDEFGGRDVRDVSALLDLLPDVPMADSTKVALWGISRGGMMAYLVAKSDARFKAVVAQSAPVDLIAARQRGGFILNVFDKWIPGYREFPKKVLRERSVIYWAQQLTQPLFIIHGNQDPRIPASDIDRFAAKLAEQNHDVVQLRFPDGKHNLGPYETQIINQMDVWLQQNFRQGKQAAN